The region ATCCAACGACAGGCTGTTTCCCCTTTAAGCCCCACATGTAGGAAAGGGTTGCGGTATTGCTCAGGCTGAACTCGTCCTCGAACAGGAAAACCGCATTAGCCGGTTCCTCCGCTAGTTTTTTTTAACGATTCAACGAACGCTGCCCGCTGGGCTGGATCCGCTTCAGGGTGCTTGCCCCTTGCCTTTTGGAAGGAGAAACCGAGCGTTTTGAGAATGTTGTAAACCTGAGCCTTCTTGTATTCTACCCCATAGGTTTTATTGATGTACACCCCGATTAGCGGGCCGCTCCATGTGGCGGAGTTAAAGCCAAACTCATCCGGTCTATTATTTGTCAATACGCATCTCAGCGCTCCCATCTGGGCGTGGTCTAATTTGGGCTTTCTCCCGCTTTTAGGCTTATCCTTTAGCCCTGCCACACCATCTTTGTTGAAGTTCCTAACCCATACGCAGAATCGTGAGTGTGATTTGTAGTAGAGCTCCTCAAGCTTTCTGGAGGATAGCCCTTTCTTGATTTGAATTAAAGCCATGATCCTAGATCCTACAACATAATCAGCGTTGCTGTTCAGGATGTTTTCGAGTTCCTCTACGGTGAAGTTAGGGATGGATAGTTTTTGCATAATCGATTTTATGCAAATATACAAATAATGTATTGTTATATATTAGATTTCATATAATAAACACAATTACCAACACATCATTTGCTATATAAAAATTTTTATTGTATTTTTAGTTGTTAAAACTTAACTAAATCTTAAACAATGAACATTCCTAACTCTGTAAAATTCAATTTAAGAGATGTTCCTCTGCTCCTTAACCTTAAAATTTTATCACTATGAAAAAGTTATTTGTACTATTTGCATTAATTGCAACTACAAGTTTGTTTAATGCGTCAGATTTGAAGAGTATTCCTCCAGGAGCTCATACTTTTAATTTTGGGTATTTCTCCGGGCATGCCTCTGTATCTCCTTATAATAATTACAATCAGAATATTTACATTACAGCAAGTCAGGCGGGTACTTTTAGCTATTATGTATATTTTTCAAATTATATTGCAACATCACACCATTTTTCAAATCAATCCTATGGAAACTGGTCAATATATTTCAATAAGGTAGATTTCTTTTATAATGGAAATCTTTTTTATACCTCTTACAACCTTAATGATTCCTATTCCATCTTGGCAAACGTCGGCTTTCGTATTACCTATACAATAGAAAATAATGAAGCTTAATTATAATTTTTGCTAATAAAAAAATCCCGACTAAAATCGGGGTTTTTTTATTAGTTGCTATTTTACTGTTGAGCCATTTTCTACCTTATCACTAGGAATTATAAAGCGAAGTTTACCGTCCGAATCCTCCGCCATTAGTATCATCCCGTGTGATTCTATCCCTTTAATTTTTCTTGGTTCAAGGTTAACTAGAATTGATACCTGCCTGTTAATAACCTCTTCTGGGGTAAAATGTTCCGCTATTCCAGATACAACGGTTCTTTTATCAATTCCAGTATCAATAAGGAGTTTCATCAACTTTTGTGTTTTAGGGACACGTTCAGCCTCCAAAACAGTGCCTACACGAATATCCATTTTAGAGAACTCCTCGTATGTAATATTTGGTTTTTGAGGTTCAACTTTAGTGTTCATCTTCTCGTTTGCAACTTTGGTGGCCTCTAATTTTGC is a window of Bacteroidales bacterium DNA encoding:
- a CDS encoding IS630 family transposase; the protein is MQKLSIPNFTVEELENILNSNADYVVGSRIMALIQIKKGLSSRKLEELYYKSHSRFCVWVRNFNKDGVAGLKDKPKSGRKPKLDHAQMGALRCVLTNNRPDEFGFNSATWSGPLIGVYINKTYGVEYKKAQVYNILKTLGFSFQKARGKHPEADPAQRAAFVESLKKTSGGTG